TACTTACAcagtaaaggggggggggggggggtatgcctAAATTATTCACAGAAAGGTTACCAGTACAGCAGCACAAGAAAATCActcatgcataatgtaaaaccccgagactagggaacacgaaaggacagacacaacacgaagtctcaactgTTGTCAATTACTGTTAACTGCTTTACGAAAAGTTGCACCTACACCGTTTCAAATGTACAGTCTCACAATGTGTAACCCCTACGTAactgcatacagggtgtctcacgtaatgtgtcaataaattttatttGAAGAGAGCAATAAAAGTAAAACGACCACTACTTctctgctacttgagttacaaGCAGGTGCTACATCAAAGGTATCACTGATAGTATCACCAAAATAGTTAGATAGATAGTTAGATAGTTCCACCAAAAGTATCAAAAGttgtaactcaagtagcagaaaagtaacggtcattttttcttttattgctccctttaaataaaatttattgacactTTACAtgatacaccctgtatatcacacatacagggtggtccaccaaccatgatagaaattcacaGTAAATAACGTAAACAATGGAGAGGCGTGCGCTCgaaggattttttttctgccaggaacatTTGCCACATGTTTTcaccatttttatttcatttcaattgattgAAATTTAACTTCTtaaattgaacttcgaaatttcccaagtcaacctaacgttttctttgtggaaatgcgttcctcgtggtcattttactcactACAGCACCTGGTAAGACACGTAACGCATCGGTAATTGCTGGAATAAATTTGCCAAAAATCCACGGAAATGagtccttggctccgcctcttttttgtcgGCTCCAGTTTGAGTGCCAAAAATTGATTTCCTTCCCTGCCTGTCAAAATGTCAAGTGACCTTGTTTCTGATAAGACAGCTCTACTGATTCCTGCACTCACTGCAGGTGTCTGCTCTGTGAGTTGGGATTCTaaccctctctctctccctctcgtATGGCGTGTCAATATAACCTCCTTGCGTCACATTTTGGCGCTCAAACTGGAGCcgacaaaaaagaggcggagccaagaaCTCATTACCACAGATTTTTGGCAAATTTATTTCAGTTAGCGTCGTTGTCTGTACGTGTGTCTTATCAGGTGCTATAGTGAGTAAGATGACCACGAGGAAcgcatttccgcaaagaaaacgttaggttcactggggaaatttcggagttcaattcaagaaattaaatttctatcgattgaaataaaataaaaatggtaaaaatatgtggcaaatgttcctggcagaaaaaaatcccccttgaccgcatgtctctccatcGACTACGTTATTTATAgagttccgcgttttcggttctCATTTTTGAGcagattcggcgtatgtttttcggtgtttattgattttcacgaaatctgcATTTTTCGAtctttttcctggcgtgtacatagtttacccgacagttatcggcgaatagaaatcagaACGTAATTTCCGCAAgacgctcattcaacatggcgttgtttGCAGTGCTGGCGTTTTATGGCTAACGAGACAgaaaacggacatttttcacaaccatcgtacttctgtatggttttctggtctgcatcaacaacttgctgggcatgtgcatcTCTGTCACTGTTCCTGGAACGTCCTTCTGTAGTCAGTGTTTTTCTATTAAAACCGGAtaagggaaaatttacccggcgtatgtttttcgctGTTTTTCAGATTACAACAGAAAACGTGGAACCCTAGTTATTTACTATggatttctatcatggttggtggaccaccctgtatgtgccTGTTCACAATATGCACAAAAAAGAGCATACGACACacaaaaaattaaaagaaagtCACCACAAACGGATTTACAAATAAACAAGCATCAGCATTGACCTTTGACGTGATCATATGACACCTCTAGCATCACCTGCATCTGAGCAGgtgttataataataatattatagCATTACTCATGCAAAACCACTACGTTATACCACATTCCCTGCTGCCAATTACGGTCCTATTTTTTCTCTTCACGAGATGTTTCTTCTAATTGACCTATCTGAGACTTCTCTCCCCACAGCCACCTACTCTAACGATGTATGATTACTAATGTACGAGAAGGCATAATTGCTACCCTCGCAACGTCTGCCGTCAGCACGCATCAATTTACTATCGCTGTAGATGGAAAGGCTGTGCACGTGTATCGCCCTGCAATATACCGACGGCACAGCTGCTGACCTACAAGATGGGGCATCCCACTCCGGGGACTTGTTTATTGCAGCGAAACAGCTGGAGGCAGCTCCTTTCATGCAACATATAGTTTAAGAGCAATAGAGTTATAGAAGCACACCGTTTCAGAACCATGCAGTTCAAGGGCAATTACTACCGCCACGAGTAAATTTGCATGAAGATACTGCACTAAAAGTGCACTGCAGCGTGAAGTTTTAAAAATAATTTGGTTTATTTTGATGCGGGTTTTTTTGGGGGCCAGGTATCACAGCTCCTCGCTACAAGCACAAAATTTTTGGAGCTGCAATGCATCCCTTCCCTCCACTGTGCACTGTCTATGCGTGGAATATGCGCAAGTACACTCTCTTTCCATAAACCTGTCACTAACACCTTGCTCCTTATTACATATGAAGACACTTTCACTTGATCTGCGTGCTGTGTCGTCTTGACATGCTGGAAAGCTAAAAATAGCAACACAACACACAGAACGCTTCTGTGATGCAACACAGCGAGTGGGTGCGAAAACTACACACCAACCGATATTGTCTATTCTTGGATAAGATAGAGATGTCAGATTGAGGTCATTGGTATACTTACGACTTTCTGATAACGATGGTTGAGCTGTGCGCAAACAGATGATTATATGCCGAGAACGCATCGAATGACACAACCAACAACACTGCCAACATCACAAGGACAATACATAACACATTACCAGCGTTAACATTTCTGCACATGCTGAAGGTCAATACGTAACATGACTCTTTATTGGAGCATAAAAACACACGGTGAAGCGGTGTTATGGCAGAAAAGGTCATTCGCAAAGCAGCCAAAACAGTGCGATATTGGCCGGCGCGAAAGGCATAGGCGGGCAACGTGAACTTCCTGCGCCCTGCAAACACGTTTCTCTGTTTACATATCACGTTTGGACGCTCACGCGAGCTCAGTTGTGCAATACCTCATATGGGGCAGCTGCTGGACTCAACGGCAAATAAGCAACACGCAAGAATCCGATAGTCGCAAAGCTAGAAACCGGGAACGCTACCCGAAGTTCACATCAGCTGAACACTTTTCGCGCCCATTGAAAATGACACGAGCATGCGGTCACTAGCTTCCTCATGCGTGTCAAAACAAGCGAGGCATTCATTTCTGTACAAGATCAACAGTATTGCAATACGTAATTCCGTGACGTTGTGAAAAAACTCCATAAACAAACTTTGCACGGCGTGTGCGGAAGCACGCAATGGCCAGATAAGGACGCTGcggttggtttcggtttattgACCCCGCTGATGCACAGTACTGAGCAGCTACGCGTCGTCTGTTTGATTGTGTTTCAAAACAGCTGCAAGCTTTTCGCGCTAATGAGAAAGGTGAAGGGTACCACGGCGTCTGTATATGTGGAAAACGCGCCATATTTGCACCGCCATTAGGCTTATATTGCGACAATGGTTCTTACCTGCCGTAAATGCCGTCTGTTATTTTAGCTCGTTTACCAGGCCGTCTGATTTTCCCACACTCGGCATTTCGTCtcttcatatttctgtatacCAGCACAGTTCACTATTAGATATCCTCTGGCACAGAGAAATATGTACGAAAACAGGAGATGTACCACACCgtttcagtattttttattttgttttatttgtttTCGTTCTCCCACAACACACCCCCATTGCGCATGCTTTCCTACGTCATAATGACGTCGTATTGTAATTAGCCTGCAGAGTGCCGTTATAAAATCGTTGAAGTGTTGCAATATAGGTTCTGATTATTGTAGGTAAGGTAATGATAGGGTAAATGCAAGCAAATGCTTCTCGTGGAACATTTACGTGGAGCAGAAGCATAGTTGCGCGTCAAGCGGGAAACATAGCGCACTGTAGCGCACGGTTTTGACGTTTTGAGGATGAAATTATTTTGGTGACATAATTGTTTATTCTAGGAACAAACTGTGTTTTCGAATGATTGTGGTGCCGAGCAAAGCATTACTATTTTGTATGTAATTTAGAATATGATCGACCGGTTAGACACCGTAGCCGGTACCAAAAAACCTGCTGGCAACAATACGCGTAAACCAACATGGCGAATCACTACGAAGTGCCTTCTTGGTAAACGGACAATAAAATTCTCTTATAACTCTGTATTTACAGTCCTCACAACTGTGTACTTTGTTTTCAAAGTGAATTTGGTGATCAACCGTCATAATATATCACTTGATTCATAAAAGAGCATCAAATACTACAAAAGAGCGCATCTCATTTCCAGTACTGATCTGTGATGTGTCGCTCTGTCCTTTCATATTTTACCTAGTAATCCGTAGCTCACGCTGTCACAGAACCGCTAGTTTGCTGTGTTTTTATGTAACGATTCTCTTGTTAAAGGCGATCCTTGCAATCCTActgcacttcttttttttcctgcagggcAGGCAAGCCGCCTGTTGGGCTACATCTGGACGTTATGAAGGGCGAAAAAATGATTCAGGTATGCCATTTTTAtggaaaaataaagagaatatTGTTCCAGATCTTAGTTAGTCATCAGAGTTCCACGGCGACTTATCACGTTTACGACAGCATCATTTCCTTTGCAGAAGCTCATGATAGATGAAAAGAAATGCTACTTGTTTGGTCGCAACCCCGACTTGAACGACTTTGTCATCGATCACCAGTCCTGTTCACGTGTACACTCAGCTCTTGTCTATCACAAACATCTCCAGCGGGCATTCCTAGTGGACCTGGGGAGCAGTAAGTTTCTCCGACGCGTACAACACACCGTTTTCTTCAAATGTGCGGTCATCCTGCAGCTCATGGAACCTTCATTGGCACGATCCGATTGGAATCCCGCAAGCCGACGCAGCTACCAATTGACAGCATCTTCCACTTCGGAGCGTCCACCCGGTCTTACGTCATCCGAGAGCGTCCGCAAAAGATCTCCAGAGGAGACGACGACAAAGTGGGGGAGGATGGAGAGGGGGGACTCCTCGGGCTGCCCGAAACGGAAACGGAGTTGGACGTAAGATGGTCGGAGAGGAGGTCGTGCGACTGCAGCTAAAGAAAACCGTGTCTTTTCAGAACCTCACAGAGTACAACACGGCGCACAATCGACGGATAACGATGCTCGGAATACCGGATGAAGAGTTGAAGCCACCGAAtaggaaacaaaaaaatctcAGCGTCAAATTCAACGAAGAAGAAGACATAATCAACCCAGGTACTGTTGACAGATAATGAGGATTGTCCTTACAAGTGTGCCCTGAATATTTGTAGAACCATTTCGTTACGTATCATTTTGAAATT
This portion of the Ornithodoros turicata isolate Travis chromosome 3, ASM3712646v1, whole genome shotgun sequence genome encodes:
- the LOC135389897 gene encoding nuclear inhibitor of protein phosphatase 1-like; the encoded protein is MANHYEVPSWAGKPPVGLHLDVMKGEKMIQKLMIDEKKCYLFGRNPDLNDFVIDHQSCSRVHSALVYHKHLQRAFLVDLGSTHGTFIGTIRLESRKPTQLPIDSIFHFGASTRSYVIRERPQKISRGDDDKVGEDGEGGLLGLPETETELDNLTEYNTAHNRRITMLGIPDEELKPPNRKQKNLSVKFNEEEDIINPEDVDPSIGRFRNLVHTAVVPRKKSRLDNSDPLDSLFREQKSNSLHQHTKPDSGHVSHLGTIFSSTLSSKLGLHLPNPAPDIESAVPTIPDPVPVIHPVPSIESNLPPEPRKKKYAKEAWPGKKPAPSLLM